TAATAAACTTTTCCGAACACAAAATCAAGTTTTTCCAGATGGGTTATCTCGTCCCCCCAGTACTTTTCGCAACCCCTCTTGAACCCGGCGATTTTGATTGTGCTGACGCACCCCCGCTTGAATCATAAATCGCGAAAGCCGATCCTTTTTAGCCCTCATCCAGCGGTTCAGCGGCGGATAGGCATACATCAGAAAACCAGAAAGACAAATTGTCAACGTAACATAGGCAACGATATCGGTATAAATATACGCGTTGCTAGCACCCGCAAAAATAACCCCCGAATGCAACTCCAGCATGATTTTCCGAAAATCAGCAGATCGCACCATCACCAGAGAGGTAATAGACATCACTGCCAACAAAATCATGCCGACGAGCCCGGCCCAATAGTGTATCTTGCGATTGTACTTAAACACGGTATTGATAACCGTACGATCTTCCACCAGATGCTCAAATCCCGACAAACGCTCCATCTGTGCTTCGAGCAACTCATTGCGGTGGGCCATCTCCTCGCGCCGCAACATCATATCGACCAACCCACCGATTTGCGCGGCCACCTCGTGCAAAAAATCCTCATCATCTTTTGTAAAATACCCCGGATCGTCTTTCTTGTTCAGGAGTTCCAGCACGCCTATCACCTCTCCGCGTCTGTTGTGCAGCGGAAAAGCCAGCATAGTATGCGTTTCATACCCAAGCACATTGGAAAATAAAGGATCTTTGGAGGTATCTAAAACATTTCGTACATCGCCGCTATTAAACACATGCCCCGCGATACCCCTATTGCTCGGGATTCTCACCTGCGTGTCTTTTTCGACACCCGCACCAACATGCGTATATAGCTCATCCGTCAGGCGGTTGTGAAAAAAAATCGAACACTGTTCCGCCTCCAAATACGTGGAGATTTCATGTGCAATACCACTGATCAACCGCCCCTGGTTTGACGTCGCATTCATCAACCGACTAATTGCCAACAGCGACTCCAAACGCTCCACGCGATCGGTGAG
This portion of the Gemmatimonadota bacterium genome encodes:
- a CDS encoding GAF domain-containing protein, with product MAQDSELSQDLTDRVERLESLLAISRLMNATSNQGRLISGIAHEISTYLEAEQCSIFFHNRLTDELYTHVGAGVEKDTQVRIPSNRGIAGHVFNSGDVRNVLDTSKDPLFSNVLGYETHTMLAFPLHNRRGEVIGVLELLNKKDDPGYFTKDDEDFLHEVAAQIGGLVDMMLRREEMAHRNELLEAQMERLSGFEHLVEDRTVINTVFKYNRKIHYWAGLVGMILLAVMSITSLVMVRSADFRKIMLELHSGVIFAGASNAYIYTDIVAYVTLTICLSGFLMYAYPPLNRWMRAKKDRLSRFMIQAGVRQHNQNRRVQEGLRKVLGGRDNPSGKT